GTTATTATGGCAAGGTCTTCAAGACTCACAACGATGATAGTTGTCCTGATTCCTGTAGCGGTAGGCATCAACTATGCGGGTAAATTTTTTGCGGAGGCTTTGAAACTACCGCTGTGGTTGGACTCTATAGGTACGGTACTTGCGGCCATGCTTGCTGGTCCAGTCGTTGGTGGACTTAGCGGGGCAATCAACAATATCATCTACGGTTTGACAGCTGGACCTATATCGTTCATCTACGCACTTACAAGCATAGGTATAGGTGTGGCTGCTGGATTACTTTATAAAGCAAAGATGTTCGAAAACGCATTTAGAGCTTTCCTGAGCGGTTTGATCATAGCCGTTGTGGCGACGGTTATCTCTGTACCTCTGAACGTTATTTTCTGGGAAGGTCAGACGGGAAATGTCTGGGGAGATGCACTTTTCGCATTCCTGAGGTCCAAGAATGTAGGTGTTTGGTTGGCTTCTTTCTTCGATGAACTTGTTGTCGATTTAGTAGATAAAGTTCTGACAGTTTTCATCGCATATGGAATTTTCAAAGCACTACCAAAATCACTAGTATATAGCTTCAGGCAAGAACAATAAAGTGAGAGATTGATTTCGGAGGTTGAACCTTTGAGAACGATAAGCCTCTACGTTGAGAAAAACACACCAGTGCATAGGCTAGAGCCCGTTACCAAATTGTGGTACGCTTTTACCTCAGTCATTCTGACTTTCTTATTCCCATCCATGTGGATGGGACTTCTCTTTCTTTTAATTTCCTTAATAATTGCAGTTCTAGCACGCGTTTTGAAAAACATGGTTGGATTCATAAATGCAGCTTTAGTTGTCTCTACGACAATGTTGATAATTCAAGGTATGTTCTATCAGGGTAATGCAACGTTGATTTTTACACTTGGCAAACTAAGTTTTTACAAAGAAGGTTTCCTACACGCAACAGTTCTTATTATACGCGTGATAAACATGATAGTAGCCTTCGGAATGCTTATACTCACGACCAGACCATCTGATATGGTATCAAACCTTGTTCAAAAAGGATTGTCGCCGAAATTGGGCTACATTCTCTCATCCGTGTTGCAAATTATTCCTCAGATGCTATCCACAGCTTCCACGATAATCGATGCCCAGCGTTCTAGAGGACTTGAGACGGAAGGTAGCTTAATGCAAAAACTGAGAGCGTTTTTCGCACTCATAGGTCCTCTTGTCTTGAGCTCGCTTGTTGAAGCCAGAGAAAGGGCGATCGCAATTGAAATGCGAGGGTTTGGTGTTTCAAGAAAGCCAACATTTGTGAAGATAATTCCCGAGACAATGCTTGACAAGAGTATAAAACTTATCATGAAATCAACTTTAATCTTTGCCATCGCGTGGAGGGTTATTTCATGGATAACGATTTAAGTATAGATGAAGCAAGGTTGTCAAAGCAAGAAAAAATAGTTGTCGCGGACCTGAGCTATGAATACCCACTTTCTGGAAAGAAAGTGTTAAACAGCATTTCCTTTTCCGTATCGCGAGGTGAGTTCATTGGTATCATCGGTAGGAATGGTGCTGGTAAATCAACACTTTGTTTTGCCCTAACAGGGCTTGTTCCTTCATTTTTTGGTGGTAAACGTAGTGGAAGCGTTTTAATCGATGATGTAGATGTTCTGCACATTCCAAAAGAACAGCTTGTCAAGAAAGTAGGACTTGTACTTCAGAATCCATTTTCGCAAATCAGTGGTGCAAAGATGACGGTGTTCGAAGAGGTGGCTTTCGGGCTTGAAAATATCGGAATCGATCGTGAAGAGATAGTTGAACGGGTCGAGAATGTCTTGAAAAGATTCAAACTATGGGAAAAAAGGGAAGAAAATCCTTTCGAACTTTCCGGTGGTCAGCTGCAAAGGTTGGCAATAGCAAGTGTTCTTGCCTTAGAGCCTGACATTGTTATTTTGGATGAGCCTACTTCACAACTTGACCCACAGGGTACAACTGAGGTCTTTGAAGCTTTATTGGAACTAAAGGAGCTTGGAAAAACGATTATTTTGGTTGAGCATAAATTCGAGAAGTTGGTAGAGTACTGCGACAAGTTACTGTTCTTGTACAATGGAGAGTTAATAAGCTACGGGACAGCTGAAGAGATCTTTTCTATGCCGGAAATTGACCAGTACCACGTAGGTGAGCCTATATACACTTCTTTGTGCAAGGTTTTGAACCTCAAAAAATCCAACGGATTGTATCCTGTGCATTTCGATGATGCAGTTAGCTTATTGAAGGGAGTTTTTCAAAGGCCATGAGTGGGACTTATAACGATGATGTGATAAGCGTTCAAAATTTGTGGTTTGCATACAAAGACGAAGAGTTTGTACTTAGGGATGTAACGATTACAATAGACAATCGACCTACTGCGATTGTTGGTCAAAACGGAGCTGGCAAGACAACGTTTGTCAAACTCCTAAAAGCATTGTTAACCCCAACGAAAGGGGATATATGGATATTTGGACAAAACACCAAGGATACAACAGCGGCTAAATTGGCAAAGACTGTCGGTTTAGTTTTCCAAAACCCAGCTGATCAGATATTTAAGAGTAAAGTAATCGAAGAGGTTATGTTCGGTCCAATGAATGTTTTCAAGGATAAGCACGTAGCTTACGAAAATTCAGTAAGAGCTCTTGAACTTGTGGGGCTGAAAGGAAAAGAAGAGGAACATCCGTATGACCTCACATTATCTGAAAGAAAACTGTTGTGTCTTGCCTCTATCCTTGCGATGGAACCGAAAGTGATTATTTTCGATGAGCCAACAATCGCACAAGATAGGTACTCCACACAAGTAATTGCTGGGATTATAAAATCACTCGTCTCTTCTGGAAAGTTTGTTATAACCATAACACACGATATGGATTTTGTTCTAGAAAATTTTTCAAGGACAGTGGTTTTTTCAGATGGCATGATAATTGCCGATGGTGAAACAGAACACGTTCTTAGTGACGACGAAATCTTAACCAAAGCCCATCTTGAGGTGCCTTGGTTGATACGCCTGTCACGTGAGTTGAATGTGCCCTATAAAAAGATTAGGGAAATAAAGACCGTAAACTATTAGCGCACGTATTTCAAATAACAATGTGAGAAAGAAAAATTCCAATTTCTAAGGAGGGATTTCTGTGCTTAATACCTTTTTCCTTTTATTCCTATTCACAATCATTCTAAAGTACGTTTGGGAAATTGCACTTGATGTTCTTAACTTAAGATATTCTACAGGTCCGAGTGCAAGAGTACCGGACATCTTAAAAGATAGGTTTTCACCAGAAGATTTTGAAAAGGCAAAAAGGTATTTGAAAGACAAGGTCAGGCTAGCAACGCTTGAGAAA
The DNA window shown above is from Fervidobacterium changbaicum and carries:
- a CDS encoding energy-coupling factor ABC transporter ATP-binding protein is translated as MDNDLSIDEARLSKQEKIVVADLSYEYPLSGKKVLNSISFSVSRGEFIGIIGRNGAGKSTLCFALTGLVPSFFGGKRSGSVLIDDVDVLHIPKEQLVKKVGLVLQNPFSQISGAKMTVFEEVAFGLENIGIDREEIVERVENVLKRFKLWEKREENPFELSGGQLQRLAIASVLALEPDIVILDEPTSQLDPQGTTEVFEALLELKELGKTIILVEHKFEKLVEYCDKLLFLYNGELISYGTAEEIFSMPEIDQYHVGEPIYTSLCKVLNLKKSNGLYPVHFDDAVSLLKGVFQRP
- a CDS encoding energy-coupling factor ABC transporter ATP-binding protein, whose protein sequence is MSGTYNDDVISVQNLWFAYKDEEFVLRDVTITIDNRPTAIVGQNGAGKTTFVKLLKALLTPTKGDIWIFGQNTKDTTAAKLAKTVGLVFQNPADQIFKSKVIEEVMFGPMNVFKDKHVAYENSVRALELVGLKGKEEEHPYDLTLSERKLLCLASILAMEPKVIIFDEPTIAQDRYSTQVIAGIIKSLVSSGKFVITITHDMDFVLENFSRTVVFSDGMIIADGETEHVLSDDEILTKAHLEVPWLIRLSRELNVPYKKIREIKTVNY
- a CDS encoding energy-coupling factor transporter transmembrane component T family protein — translated: MRTISLYVEKNTPVHRLEPVTKLWYAFTSVILTFLFPSMWMGLLFLLISLIIAVLARVLKNMVGFINAALVVSTTMLIIQGMFYQGNATLIFTLGKLSFYKEGFLHATVLIIRVINMIVAFGMLILTTRPSDMVSNLVQKGLSPKLGYILSSVLQIIPQMLSTASTIIDAQRSRGLETEGSLMQKLRAFFALIGPLVLSSLVEARERAIAIEMRGFGVSRKPTFVKIIPETMLDKSIKLIMKSTLIFAIAWRVISWITI
- a CDS encoding ECF transporter S component, producing the protein MARSSRLTTMIVVLIPVAVGINYAGKFFAEALKLPLWLDSIGTVLAAMLAGPVVGGLSGAINNIIYGLTAGPISFIYALTSIGIGVAAGLLYKAKMFENAFRAFLSGLIIAVVATVISVPLNVIFWEGQTGNVWGDALFAFLRSKNVGVWLASFFDELVVDLVDKVLTVFIAYGIFKALPKSLVYSFRQEQ